A single region of the Streptomyces vilmorinianum genome encodes:
- a CDS encoding TerD family protein — protein MTVMTHAMLKGSNVPLDTAAVRAVLRWTPGPGVPDVDASALLLGADGRVRSDEDFVFYNQPRHPSGLVRRLPKKRVAEGLTDTVEADLGGLDPSVDQVVIAASSDGGTFRSVSDLRILLYDAGAADQEPLALFDVTAETGEETAVICGELYRRGEGWKFRAVGQGYPTGLIGLATDFGISVDEGTDGDGDGGTDGDGDGGTDGSGSGSTDVTADPAPDLDATVVHPPVAAPGPVPVPVPVPPQPTAPPAPVPAYGYPQPAAPAQPAYGYPQPAAAAAPAPDPNFRLPPMGPQFVRP, from the coding sequence ATGACGGTCATGACGCACGCGATGCTGAAGGGCTCCAACGTCCCTCTCGACACCGCGGCCGTACGGGCCGTGCTTCGCTGGACCCCGGGCCCCGGGGTCCCCGACGTGGACGCCTCGGCGCTGCTGCTCGGCGCCGACGGGCGCGTGCGCTCCGACGAGGACTTCGTCTTCTACAACCAGCCGCGCCACCCCTCCGGTCTGGTGCGCCGGCTGCCGAAGAAGCGGGTGGCGGAGGGCCTGACCGACACGGTCGAGGCCGATCTCGGCGGGCTCGACCCGTCGGTCGACCAGGTGGTGATCGCGGCCTCCTCGGACGGCGGCACCTTCCGGTCCGTCTCCGACCTGCGGATCCTGCTGTACGACGCGGGTGCGGCGGACCAGGAGCCGCTGGCCCTGTTCGACGTGACGGCGGAGACGGGCGAGGAGACGGCGGTCATCTGCGGCGAGCTGTACCGGCGTGGGGAGGGCTGGAAGTTCCGCGCGGTGGGGCAGGGCTATCCGACCGGGCTCATCGGCCTCGCGACCGACTTCGGGATCTCGGTGGACGAGGGCACGGACGGGGACGGCGACGGCGGTACGGACGGGGACGGCGACGGCGGTACGGACGGGAGCGGGAGCGGTTCCACGGACGTCACCGCGGACCCGGCCCCGGACCTCGACGCGACGGTCGTCCACCCTCCTGTGGCCGCCCCCGGCCCCGTACCGGTCCCTGTCCCTGTCCCGCCCCAGCCGACCGCTCCCCCGGCGCCCGTACCGGCCTACGGCTATCCGCAGCCGGCCGCGCCCGCGCAGCCCGCGTACGGCTATCCCCAGCCAGCCGCGGCCGCCGCGCCCGCACCGGACCCGAACTTCCGGCTGCCGCCCATGGGTCCGCAGTTCGTCCGCCCGTAA